The genome window AACAAACTCTAGTGATACGAGTTTAGATTTGCCTGCTGGCGCGTAATTCACGATTGTGAAGGAGCTGTCGTAGGTCTCTGAGTCTCGCGGTGTAAGAATTGTTAGCAGGGTTAGATTGTATTCCTTATGCTGGACTATGTAGCTTAGGCTGTAGAATTGTATGGATGCTTCTCCTGCAGCGACCTTTACAGAGACGAAGGCAGCTGCTTTGCTCATTTCATCTATGAGTTCGCTATAACTCCATAGTAAAGCTTGGGTGACCGTTACCTCATAGATAACATCATCTACCTCATATGTTATCAGTGTTATTGTGACTTTTTCGCTCTGTTCTATTGTGATGACCATGACATTCGCTGGAGTGCCAGCGCCAGCGCTCAGGCATATTTGGTTTTGGGCGCATAGTTGGTAACCGCAAGATGTACAACCAGCCTGATACAGGAGTAAGGGCTTTATATTTGTTGAAACGCGCTTGCCAATAACATTAACCGTAACATAATGGTAGGTCGTGTAGATTGGGTAGCCTGCTTCTATCCAAGCGAGAATGCCGCCGAGCATATTGTAAACCTTTGTAAAGCCGTGGCTAACGAGAATTTCACATGCTATCCGGCTTCTTGAACCAGCTTTACAGTAGATTATTATTGGGTCGTTTATGTGCTCTTGCAGTTCGCCTATTCTATTTTTAAGCTCATAAACTGGTATGAGGACAGCGTCATATAAATGCCCCAGGTCGTATTCGCTCTGGTTTCTAACATCTAAAATAAGGCTTACTTGCCCCTTCTTTATCATTTTATAAGCTTCGTCCACGCCTATGTTCTCGTAAGCTCCAGACACGGACGTTTCAGCAAAAGCTCGCGGTAGCCTAACAGAAGCAGCAATAATGTAACTGTAAGCCCAACAGCAATCGGCCTTCGACTATATGCCACTGAGACAAAACGGACCTTTATTCACGCCTACCCTCTTAACTATTAGAGACGTAGCTCCTAATGCTAAGCTCTGCTCCGTCTAACATACAAAAGCCTTCTAACAAAATTAAACGAACTTTCACTTAATTTTTTCATCGAGTACTAGATGGCCATCGTATGCCTCTTGGACGGACTACTACAGTGGTTGAGTGGATCCTAGAGACCTACTGCAGCGGCGTTGGGGGGAAGTGGATGGGGGCTGGGGAGAGCGTATTGGATCTTGAAGAGGCGTTTAGAGGCTACAAGCCCGCTAGGGGTAGCCGTGCTCGTTGAGAGGAAGTGCTTATTTAAAGGCGGCCCGTAGCTAGCCCTACCTTAGTCAAGCATGCGCTCCTTAGCGAGGTAGCTCCGAGGGGCGCTCCATTAATACTAGAGGGGAGGGATTAGAGTACCGTCTGAGTAGGTTGAGGGGTCGACGTACTAGGATTTAGAGGGCCCAGGGGAGTTAAGGTAAGGGAGTGCATGCTAAGTGCGCGGAACAGAGATTAACTACGGCTCTAAGACTGAAGCGTGTAGCGGAGGTGGAGAGCTCTTAGGTGAGAGAGCGTGAAGGAGGGGTGGCGGCTGGGGACGAGTGGAAAAGGAGAAAAGGGGGGCCTAGTTAGCTGTCCTGCGCATGCCTACCTCTAAGGTAGTAGTGTCCATCTCTGGGAAGGGGGGTGTTGGGAAGAGCACGGTGGCTGCCTTAATGCTAAAGAACCTGGTCGAGGAGGATGGACGTAGCATACTAGTCGTCGACGCTGACCCAGCTTCTAACTTAGCCGACATGCTGAACGTGCCCATAGAGAAGACCGTGGCTAAGGTGGCTGAGGAGTTTAGGAGAGACATAGACCGCGGAGCAATTCCGCCTGGGGTAAGTAAGAAGGACTTGCTCGAGTTCAGGGTGTACTCAGCTCTCAAGGGGCTCAGGGGCTTCGACCTCTTAGTAATGGGTAGAGGTGAGGGGGAGGGGTGCTACTGCTACGTTAACAACGTGCTCACCAACGTACTGGACACGTTGACGAAGAACTACGACGTCACCCTCATGGACATGGAGGCAGGCCTAGAGCACATTAGCAGGCGCACCGATCGCGACGTCGACTTCATGATAGTAGTTGTCGATCCGAGCAAGATGAGCTTCGAGACCGCTAAGAGGATAAAGGAGGTTGCTCGAGAGGCCCACGTCGAGTTTAAGCGCATGGTGATGGTGGCCAACCGCTTCCACCCAGACAGCGAGGGGGTAGTTAGGAAGAAGGCTGAGGAGGTGGGCATGGAGTTCGGCGCCCTCATACCTGAAGACCCGCTCGTCCACCGCTTTAACCTCGAGGGCCGCTCCCTACTCGAGCTACCTAGCAGCTCGCCTGCCGTCGTAGCAGCTAGGGGCCTCTTAGCGTACTTAAGCCTCCTGCCTCCCAGCTAGCATAAGCTGCTACCTAGGCATCTAAATAGCCAAAGGCCTTCCGCAGGAACCTCCTCCAAGTCTCTAGGCGCTCTACCATTCTGCCGGTCACTACTAGGGTCTCTACTAGGCCGCTCCTCTCCTCGACAACTAAGCCGCTCTGGATCTTCTCATACGTCTCACCTAGTAGGCTTTTAAGCCCCTCCTCAACGTAGGCCTCCACTTCCTTTACGTCTGCCCTCCCTAAGGCCTCTAAGTGCTTCCTTAGCAGCTCCGTCCTCTGCCTAGCCGGGGGGCTGAGTACGTGGATGCCGTGGGAGCTCATCAGCCTCCTTAACGCCTCATCCCTAGCCTCCTGGAAGCTAAGCCTAGCCTCCACGTGGTCTTTAAAGCCCAGCCGCCTTACTAAGAACTGCTCAGCCCAGAGCGCTGGAGCCTCCATTAAGGCGTCTACTTCCTCCCCTCTCCTCTCCATTAACTCTAGGTCCCCCTCCTCTATGAAGGGCAGCTGCATCGCCATCCTAGCGTTTAGGCAAACCCTCCTAACTGCTTCTAAGCGTAGCCGCCTCCCTTGGAGAAAGGCGACGTGCGCGTACTCATGGATAATCGCTGGCATTAAGACTGGCCTAGACCAGTCGCCTATCACTCCCTCGAAGTAGTAGACGTACGGATTCAGCGCCACCACTGGCTGATAGAACTCAGCTAAGAAGCGCTCCCCGTCGTGCCTAAGGAACATCGGCAGTGAGGAGAGGGCGCCTCCAACGATAAAATTCTGGTGAACCATGAAGTATGGACCCCTAACTACCTTAATCGGTGGAGGAGGGCTGCTGGAGTCGAAGAGTCTCGCCAGCCTACGCCAAGCCTTCAGCCTAAGCCCTCGCGCCCCCTCAAGCTCAGCCATCAGCGGCCCTTCGTAGGCCTCCTCCAGCCTACTACAGGGGAGGAGCAGCTTAACGCGCCTGCCCCCTACGTCCAGCTCTATCGAGGGGAGGCCCAAGCCCACGTCCATTGCCCACTGCCTGTATAAAGACCTTCCCTTTAGGCCGGTGAGGCCCCGTGGAGCCACGCCCTCGGCTAAGCCTAGCCTTAGCTAGGCCAGTAGTAGCTAAGCTAAAATAGCCCTGACCTACGAGCCCTCTGGGCGATGAGGAGGGCAGGTATTGACGAGCGGTGAGCGGTGACACCAGAGCCGAGCCCGTACGTATTGAAGCGCCCACGCACATACGGCTTGGCTTAAGGATACCTCTTAAGTAGAGGCTGGGCAGGTGTAAGTAACCGCGGAGCAGAGCTGAAGTAGGATGGGCTTAGAGCTCTTCATTAAGAGCATCGAGAAGGTCTGCGGCCCAGATAGAGAGAAGGGGTTCGTAGTAACGCTGAAGCGCGAGTCGCTCAATGAAGCCATGCGCAGGATGCTTTCAAGGGCGCAGGTCGTGAGCAAGCTCCCGGGCCTCGTTAAGTTAAAGCTCGACAGCGTAGAGGTAAGCGTCAGCGCGACCGGCACTCTCTTAGTGAAGAACGTCGAGGGCGAGGATGAGGTGAGGAGGGTGCTCTCAAGCCTCCTTGAGCAGCGCTAGGGAGGGCCTTCACTATTAGTCACGGCGCTAAGCGGTAGGGCGTCGCATAGTTGTCGAATAAAGAAGTCGCAGCGAGCCTTACTGTCACCGGGTGGAGGGCTAAGCGTACTCCACGCCCTCCTTCTCATCGAAGACTCCGCTGCGCAAAGCGCTAGAGCACCGATAATAGCTGCCTCGCTAGCTGAAGTAGAGGCTAGGCTACAGACCAACAGCATGGTCGTGCATGCAAGCACCTGAAGGGAAGATCGCCTTAGCGCGTGGAACATGGCCTCCAAGAACAGCCGTCAATCCACGTAGTTACGGTCTAGAGGCTTCAAGCTTACTGATGGCCACGGCGCGGTTTATGGCTCCGCCGTCGCGTACGCTGCAGGGACATAGCCTAGTATGTGCGAGAAGCGTACCTCATCCATGGCTCATGGGGCATCGCCACGGGCTTAAGGAACCACTTTAGCCTGACGGTACAAGGCGCTTATTCAGCTTAGACCCCAGCGGTTTAAGCCCGCCTCTCCATCACCCTTTAGAGCTTTAAGCGATGCCCTCATAAGGCTTATAAGCCCTCCTTCAGAACGCAGGGAGGGAGCTCGATAATGGGAGTGGAGGTATTGAAAGGTGCTGAAGGAGGCTGCCTAGAGGAAGCGCTAAGGTGATGTGGGCGTAAACTTATGGCCAGTATGCGTAGGTTGGAGGTAGAGGTGCTTAAAAAGAGGTCTCGCATGTTTCTTGAGGAATCGAGGTCCTCTCTCGATAAGGGCTTTTACGATGTGGCGTGCTTCTTAGCTGAGCAGGCTTTGCAGCTATATCTAAAAGCAACTCTGCTTGAACTCGTCGGCGACTACCCGAGGACGCATAGTGTAAGACAGCTACTGG of Candidatus Nezhaarchaeota archaeon contains these proteins:
- a CDS encoding rhodanese-like domain-containing protein — translated: MSGAYENIGVDEAYKMIKKGQVSLILDVRNQSEYDLGHLYDAVLIPVYELKNRIGELQEHINDPIIIYCKAGSRSRIACEILVSHGFTKVYNMLGGILAWIEAGYPIYTTYHYVTVNVIGKRVSTNIKPLLLYQAGCTSCGYQLCAQNQICLSAGAGTPANVMVITIEQSEKVTITLITYEVDDVIYEVTVTQALLWSYSELIDEMSKAAAFVSVKVAAGEASIQFYSLSYIVQHKEYNLTLLTILTPRDSETYDSSFTIVNYAPAGKSKLVSLEFVEFNSSVTLSQQYAILGRVTKEIGKVYKKSGDKILVQLAQGYYTIQ
- a CDS encoding AAA family ATPase — encoded protein: MPTSKVVVSISGKGGVGKSTVAALMLKNLVEEDGRSILVVDADPASNLADMLNVPIEKTVAKVAEEFRRDIDRGAIPPGVSKKDLLEFRVYSALKGLRGFDLLVMGRGEGEGCYCYVNNVLTNVLDTLTKNYDVTLMDMEAGLEHISRRTDRDVDFMIVVVDPSKMSFETAKRIKEVAREAHVEFKRMVMVANRFHPDSEGVVRKKAEEVGMEFGALIPEDPLVHRFNLEGRSLLELPSSSPAVVAARGLLAYLSLLPPS
- a CDS encoding HEPN domain-containing protein, whose product is MRRLEVEVLKKRSRMFLEESRSSLDKGFYDVACFLAEQALQLYLKATLLELVGDYPRTHSVRQLLGELNRHLRAGELEKFASENRARMLALEDAYLMARYFTREYEREDALDMVELVDKLLKLIEKYTR